GGCCAGGTCGTTCATGAACGAGATGCGCGTGGCGAGCATGGCGTTGGCCGCGTACTTGGTCAGCTCGGCCGAGCGCGCGTCCATCGTGTGGATGTCCTCGCTCGTGCGGACGAGCGGGGTGTACAGGCCCCTCAGCACCTCGAGAGCGCGCGCGTTGTTCGAACCGATCACCACGCGATCGGGCTTCATGAAGTCCTCGATCGCCGCTCCCTCCTTCAAGAACTCCGGATTGGACGCGACGCCGAAGGGCTGCTCCGTGTAGCGGCGGATGATCTCCTCGATGCGATCGGCGGTGCCCACCGGCACGGTGCTCTTGGTGACCACCACCTTGAAGCCATTCAGGTTCTGGCCGATCGTCTCGGCGACCGCGAACACCGCGGACAGATCCGCGGAGCCGTCCGCCGCGGGGGGCGTGCCCACGGCGATGATGACGACCTCGGCGGCGCGGATCGCGGAGGCGATGTCGGTCGAGAACGTCAGGCGCCCCGCCTGGGCGTTGGCGGCCAGGAGGGTGTCGAGCCCGGGCTCGTAGATGGGCACCTCGCCGCGCTTCAGGCGCGCGATCTTGGATGCATCGACGTCCACGCAGGTGACGTCGTTCCCGATGTTGGCGAACCCCACGCCGGCCACGAGGCCGACGTAACCCGTTCCAATGACAGCAAGATGCATGTGACTTCCCATGGTGCTGAGGGTGATGCGAGAGACGTCTCTATTCGCTCGCGACCGGGGTCTCCGGACGGTTCGCCTTGCGCAGAGGGAGCTCTCGGGTGAACAAGGCCAGCAGCAGCGCGCACAGCCCCAGGGGCAGTGCCCAGTCATAGACGCGCGTCACCGCCTGGACGAACGAGCGGCTCACCGCCGTCTGGCCAGCATGGACGAGCGCACGTTCCTTCTCGTCGGCGCCCGGCTCACTCTGGAGGGCGTCGTAGGAGCCCTCCTGCACCATCCCGCCCTTCTGGAGGCGAGCCGGGTCGAACCGGTGATCGAACCGCTCGCGCATGGCCACGGGGACCTCGGCGCGCACGGGCTCGAGCTCGGTCGTGAGCGCATGTGCCAGCGCGCTGGTGAGGATGATACCGAAGACCGCGCTGC
This is a stretch of genomic DNA from Archangium violaceum. It encodes these proteins:
- a CDS encoding UDP-glucose dehydrogenase family protein: MHLAVIGTGYVGLVAGVGFANIGNDVTCVDVDASKIARLKRGEVPIYEPGLDTLLAANAQAGRLTFSTDIASAIRAAEVVIIAVGTPPAADGSADLSAVFAVAETIGQNLNGFKVVVTKSTVPVGTADRIEEIIRRYTEQPFGVASNPEFLKEGAAIEDFMKPDRVVIGSNNARALEVLRGLYTPLVRTSEDIHTMDARSAELTKYAANAMLATRISFMNDLAVLSEKLGADIERVRKAVGADPRVGPRFLYPGAGFGGSCFPKDISALLHIGRGVGHELEVVRAVESVNKRQKRLLFEKLRRHLDGALEGRTVAVWGLAFKPQTDDIRESPALVLIHELLEAGARVRAHDPEAMDNVRALLGDRITYCEDMYQAAEGADALALVTEWREYRQPDFARVKRLMRTPTLLDGRNIWESRELRALGFWYTGIGRP